From the genome of Pelosinus fermentans DSM 17108:
GCCAGCAGCGATAGCACCATATCATGTTGTCATTGTACCGATTAGCTCTAAAGATGAGGCACAGATGTCTTTAGCAAATTCAATCTATAAAACGTTAAATGCGTCAGGTATTGAGGCTGTCTTTGATGATCGTAATGAACGACCTGGAGTGAAATTTAAAGATGCTGACCTGATTGGATATCCTTTAAAAGTTACTGTTGGACCTAAAACAATTAATGAAAATATCATTGAAGTGAAAGTAAGACGTACAGGAGAAGTATTGTATTTCGATGTAAATAACTACTTAGAAGAAATAAAATCTTTATTGGCAAGATTATAAGCAAAATTATTTTCCTGCCTTGGTTATCGAAAAGAATATAAAAAAGAGCCACAAAGGTGCTGTCTTTTACATGTTACTCATATGAGCATCAGGTAAGATTGCACCTTTATGGTTTCTTTATTAGAAAATTAGTGGTTTAAGCTTGCCACTGTTTCCAAACCTCGGGACAGTATCCAATTGTTGCAGCCTTTGAAGTGTTTCTTACGATAGGTGTTTTAAGTAATAAAGGATTGTTTAGTAAAATATCCTCTGTATTATGGATGATATATCTTAAATTACTTGCCTCATATTCTTTACTTTCCGTATTAATTAAATCCTTCAAAGCAATAAATCTTTTTATACTGCTTAACTCTCCCTTGCTTAAGGCCTTTAAAGTTAAGTCAATGAATTGATAGGGGATTTTTCGTTCTTTGAAATATCGTTCAGCTTTACGAGTATTTTGGCATTTTTTTGTACCAAAGATTTGAATGTTCATAAATAGACCTCTCTTTATGGTTAGTATCTATATAATAAAATATCCTATTATACAGAGAAAAGCAATTATAACTAAATCAATAGGTTGTTTTAAGAATGACCTATTACATGGGGTAAAATAGCAGAAGTAGCTCAAATGGAGAGTGAGATCATGGCTGAAACGGAGTTTAAAGCAATTGTTCTAAATAATGAAATTAATTTAAATAAAATTTCTCAACATTTTGGTAGTAATCGTAAACTAAAATGGGAAGAATATTTAATATTAAAAGGTACTGAATTACAAGGCATTGTTCGTGAAATAGAAATGAAAAGAGTCTATTTATTTCATTTTGGCAGTATTGTATTTTTAAACTTTCAATATCATGAAATTATGGATGTTATCAATTATTTAAAAACGATTGAAAACGGTATACATGATACAAATACATTTAAGTATGTTGATGAATATAAGATTGAAATTAATTCAGAAAGTGAATCGGCTATTAATAATGATTATATGGTTACGAAGCAAATAGCCGAATATCAATTTGATATTGTTTCTACGGT
Proteins encoded in this window:
- a CDS encoding arsenate reductase family protein, with translation MNIQIFGTKKCQNTRKAERYFKERKIPYQFIDLTLKALSKGELSSIKRFIALKDLINTESKEYEASNLRYIIHNTEDILLNNPLLLKTPIVRNTSKAATIGYCPEVWKQWQA